In the Limanda limanda chromosome 10, fLimLim1.1, whole genome shotgun sequence genome, one interval contains:
- the LOC133012015 gene encoding D(1) dopamine receptor-like gives MDLKNFTAVIDSGFLDEAPSRRVLTGCFLSLLILTTLLGNTLVCAAVTKFRHLRTKVTNFFVISLAVSDLLVAILVMPWKAVTEIAGFWPFGSFCDTWVAFDIMCSTASILNLCVISLDRYWAISSPFRYERKMTPRVAYVMISVAWTLSVLISFIPVQLNWHKAQTKSYRDFTGLSGSSGLNATTYHSPENCDSSLNRTYAISTSLISFYIPVAIMVATYTQIYRIAHRQIRRISALERAAESAKNRHDSMGGGSSLAESESSFKMTFKRETKVLKTLSVIMGVFVCCWLPFFILNCMVPFCEQSSGGEAFPCISSTTFDVFVWFGWANSSLNPIIYAFNADFRKAFSILLGCHRLYPGGHNIETVSLNKK, from the coding sequence ATGGATCTCAAGAACTTCACAGCGGTCATCGACAGTGGGTTTTTGGATGAGGCGCCCTCAAGACGCGTCTTAACCGGCTGCTTCCTCTCGCTGCTCATCCTCACCACCTTGCTTGGAAACACTCTAGTTTGTGCGGCTGTCACCAAATTTCGACACCTTCGCACAAAAGTGACCAACTTTTTTGTGATCTCCCTGGCTGTGTCAGACCTCTTGGTTGCCATCTTGGTGATGCCGTGGAAGGCGGTGACAGAAATTGCCGGGTTCTGGCCATTTGGCTCCTTTTGTGACACCTGGGTGGCTTTTGACATTATGTGCTCCACAGCGTCCATTTTGAACCTTTGTGTGATAAGCTTGGACCGGTACTGGGCCATCTCTAGCCCCTTTCGCTATGAAAGGAAGATGACACCCAGAGTTGCCTATGTGATGATAAGTGTAGCCTGGACGCTGTCTGTCCTCATTTCCTTCATCCCAGTACAGCTCAACTGGCACAAGGCCCAAACTAAATCTTACAGAGATTTCACTGGGTTGTCTGGCTCTTCAGGTTTAAATGCTACAACGTACCACAGCCCGGAGAACTGTGACTCGAGCCTTAACAGGACCTACGCCATCTCAACGTCCTTGATAAGCTTTTACATTCCTGTCGCCATAATGGTGGCGACATACACCCAGATCTATCGAATTGCCCACAGACAAATTAGGAGGATATCTGCCCTGGAGCGAGCAGCCGAAAGTGCCAAAAACAGACATGATAGCATGGGCGGAGGATCCAGCCTCGCAGAGTCCGAGAGCTCTTTCAAAATGACATTCAAGCGGGAGACCAAGGTGCTGAAGACCTTGTCGGTCATCATGggggtgtttgtgtgctgctggCTTCCGTTCTTCATCCTGAATTGCATGGTGCCCTTCTGCGAGCAGTCGAGTGGAGGGGAGGCTTTCCCCTGCATCAGCTCCACAACGTTTGACGTGTTCGTGTGGTTCGGCTGGGCTAATTCCTCCCTCAACCCCATCATCTACGCCTTCAATGCAGATTTCCGCAAGGCCTTTTCCATCCTGCTGGGCTGCCACAGACTGTATCCAGGAGGCCACAATATAGAGACGGTCAGTCTAAACAAGAAATGA